CTCGGGGAAAGCAGTTAATGGGTGAGACTTGGCCACTTGGTCCCGCATACCTGACGCttcatacaatatacatattttagtttGGACTCAGTGAGTAATCGCCCAAGCGTGTCGAGTGAAGGTGTCGAATTATGAATTTTAAGTTTGTTAAGTTCTTAAGATCTTCACGTTTGACTCTACttgaaaattaaagttaataGAAGCATGTTTGTATATGCAATGGGCTTATTAAGTTAAAGATATGGATTGTGATGACACAAGAAAAACTCTATTAAAGGACTGTGTTTTAAACAGCCCCATcctaaattatattaagtagcgaaagtttgtaaaagtggtttcaagaaaaaaatacaggaCGGacatttggtacactgatagcttataatctGGCTTAACGCCtatgatactttttatcccggtaAAACTTTTCACACGATCGAAGTCGCGGgcgaaagtttcaaagtttcatGTAATCTGTTTTTGatttacatttacaattttacattaattgTCTTTGGTTTTATCATAATTAACGTCATGAAATTTGCATTTTAGTTGTCCTTTCACAGTATTTTTCCTTCTATTTAATGGCTTACTCATGCATACAAAATCTACACTATGTCCAGTGTTGCACTCGTCATTTGAATTAATTGAACAGAAAAAGTACCTAGTCACCATCATTTACATATTTCAAATGAATATGTAAAGTTGATGAAAGGCTTGATAAAAGTCTAgggtttattaaaacaattgtattttatcttcattaggttagttctttttttatttagatatgtaaagaaagaagaagaatttACTACTCTGAATGactgaaataaaactatacGAAATTATGTCCCGAATCCGGTagtacgattctctacaatcatAACCATCGAGTCTCGAGTTTAAcgttaaaatatactgcaaaaatagttacaataggccgctagaggcactgttcagattttcaaactaaatctctcgatagctagccggttgtcgatattcgACAGTAGTAGAGTTGTTTAAATTGCAATACATAAATGTTTAAAGCCTTATTTTAAACGAGTAAGTACAAATTTTGACGTCCacgacataattatatttttttgttataaggaAGAGCTGCCAAATGTCTCTCAAATGGTACAAATTGAACGTAATAATTAAAGCAGGTTTGTCAATCAACGATATAATCAAACATCGTGTTAATTCTCTTGTTGAACTGACAGCTTCTGAACATGTTTGTATCTGGGCCAGTTCACTAGTAATCATGTACTTGATCAAAGCGTAAACTTGAAAAATAGGGCCAAGTTCATAATACTGTTggaataattacttaaaatgcTTAACAGAGAATAATAATTACAGAAATTAGATTTGAATTCGTATTCCTaggttaataatatttaaagaaatacataaaaacttacatatttttagaggcttgacaaaataataaataatgcaccCTTGGTATAATTACTTTTCCAGGCGCATTTCCACAAACTTAGCTAACGAAAGaataacaatagaaaattatgaaaatactagcaaacccggcgaactccgtttcgccaccaaatggcttcgttttatgtaacatttcgttttttgattaagagatgaagaaacatttttttatgttttatatttgaaaaggaaaaaaatattgcatttcacaacagtaatgaattcattttgaatacaaaaatgaagtgtcatttagttgaacttctctaagtatatgaaagtgaatccaaagtaaatactgaatcgaagcgttatacgtgtccgcaaattattcgatgattcattgaagtgctctttggtaaaccacattttttgttttttggtctgacgttaacacaaacaaagcggatggtttaccaactcgtgaacacgcaacgtataactgtccatgtgaaaaacaatgattctctaaatttatcccgcaaacactaagcgattggccttgcgacttgttaattgtcattgcgaacgcaaggcgaactggaaattgtaatcgtttgaagtcaaacggaagatcggtcggaatcattggtattcgaggaatacatacattttcacctgcgtactttccgttaatgatggttgcctcaatcaaattcgacataagtctttttaccgcaagtcgagtaccgttgcaaagtcgcggtggattcaaattacgcaatatcataataactgtaccaactttgagttgcaagttatgtggtggaaatcctggtaactccagagagttcaaaaactccgtctgataatttactacttcatcgagatttgttatagaatcaacggatttgtatgtcaccaaatcgcctgctatttttgattgaatggtgaaattcagtgcgtgtacatcattattctttgcggcaagaattgctcgttcacttaaccaagcataattctgataattctcactaatgtttggaaaaacattttcaataagagctaattgagagtctacaaatcgacaaaagtcgttggtaagagtaattaatccagatgtcgcatcaactgggacttttccatttccaacagctaacaattgtttggaaaattgtgcagcactttgatcattttgaagttgaactctcatattaatggttagcgataatgtttttacgttattccataaaggtgatgtcttcaggcaagcattcaattcatctgcaggcgttccacggggaattactggcaaagtctgcctgaaatcgcctgccaacaatatcatcaagccgccaaagatgttgttatttcgccgaagatccttcagtgtcaagttaagtgcttcaagtgatttcttatgtgccattgtgcactcatcccaaacaatgagcttgcattgcatcaacaattttgccattgcactggatcgggaaatattgcatgttggagtatcaattgagtcgccgcaattccagatgatgctaacgccaaagctatgtcacatcttgatcgaatagtggccaaaatcaatgaaatgacaaatgttttccctgtccctccaggtgcgtccaggaagaatagaccaccagtattattgtccaccgcttgtattaatgtttcgtatacttgtttttgctgttcattcagtaacggcacattattttgaacaaattcctgaaatgtatcaacattgtattgcagctctcgatttaattcttggttgaatgcatcgtgcatcgatcgatttggcgcaatcattcctacttcaatcagtagcttgtttgcaatagtcaagcattgatcctcaatcagaatcaatccttcattgtagatttcatcggttatttgcatgtcaggattattcgtttgaatgcgcaaacgatgcaagatatcttcacatatgtcgtctttgtatttgttccataactgcattggttgtgaaggaaaacatgtggtgatgataattgcgaacagcgttcgtatttggtacgcatttgatgaaacaactgaatcggcaagtgttaaatcccaatgagaatcgttctccagcaaacccaatagttgacatgcttctcgatatgtttggcattggtggccattcacagttttcaaatgcgcaaatgattttggtccacgtacatttaccaacagcagtcgcaaataaaaacattcatcatttctaggatgaacagtatacatacgacctagtgcatcagaggaaaacacctgtggccaatctggaactggggtgccttgtttgcgacgttggaatttctttgttgattgattccaagtgtaatacttgggcatttcaacgtacatcagcgtcgctgcgaatggatctgtttcacacattgaaaagaagctagtcaatgttgtcgatggtggtctctctgctcgttgtgcggcattagcctcagtgaagtaaactctttggccattttccaaatgcactgctaaatgtacaactgtgggatatctttcatgaatttgaaatgacaataatcgccacagtgcttcattagtactgacgtatctgcccatttggaagttgctgatttcgtcattcgcattttccgacgcaataccaaacacagccatgtcgctgccttttgtgacgtacttgcacaaatatttgattgatttggccgaatgacaactctcaacgtttgcatgtgtttcgaaaattcgtgatagcagcgggcaatatggtacaatgaattcatttccgatctcaatctcttgattttgaactttgactttaatagttcgaccattatcttcttttgaacgccgacgataaactggatatccatcgtgccctgtgactgtttcagcaactaacggtcgcggatatcgttttgtgcactttccatcagccatgcaaggcgataatggattcaaagcaccgcacggtccatgcaccatctgcgtcgtcacaatgtcgtgtagatggggatcagtgactggatcaggaatttcagctgatatgatgtcatccacttcatttgaatgtaatttgttcagcaaccaaattaggatatgagcatgcggtagtccacgcttctgccattccaccgagtacatataacaacgtgtgtcaccaaaaactcgatacttagtaagcacatccatcataaccttgagtttttgctgaaatactctggcgattatgtcatggcgatcttgcggtttttgtcccggttccatctcacgttcaatttccatccacttcggattgcaagtgaacgtaataaacaaatccggagttccataatttcgcacgtacgtcatagcgtcttgagcgtattcgtgcatgtggcgtgggcttccgatatatgatgatggaagaatcgtcagacgtccaacattctgaacatcgccatctgaatgaatagcatcacgcaagtgtatatagtcctcagatcgtagctttgcctgattgtatcggatgaacgctaaacgttcggtctcgactttgacatacatgtcgacagcgaattgctggaatagccgacggcacttcagaatgacattctcctcatgtgtacgaatcatcaaacgatacgcatagtaattcattgcgcttagatttttattcgttgatacacctgaaaatgcaaaattaaatgaattgttaatagaaaccaataatagcaatataattagtgtgtgaatattttacctgtaattggatcgaccatcttcaacgtgatgtcgtatacgtcttgcccttgccaataaatgattggatattgtaacgcatcgtacaaacgatgtgtctcgtttacacgatgcatgatattgcttcttcgctgaacgacaatgtctcgcgatttagttggatcgccaacaataattgcagcaacatcattaacggtgggtgcattgaatcttcgcacgtgttcacctgttggggtacaatccgctcttatgacaaatttgtgcgtatccgatggcatttgttccaatgctgttttgaacatattaaccacagcgttattagcgtgaaaaaatgcttgcaactgttctataattcgtctctttaactgttgtgttccctgtatattgcaacgcacattcagctgatccaccatcgacgaaataaaatatatttgcagaaattgatgcggctcatccggtgatggcaccattgaaccatgcaaatgatatatttgtccttgtatctgtaattgcaaacaatcatttgttgaagaatacggtgtaacttctgatcgtgtgatggtgtagtgtttggtgtatatgtagtttttattgttgcaattcattttgttagtgtgagtgattggttctgtgtgttgtatcttttaccttgcaagtcggcataaagccgccttctcgaatgatattagctccaaaggaagtcatgcgaaagcagttattgtattcaaggatgtgttgaagaaaatggtaggaatcgtgatcacttccatcgaacaattgtttcagtggctgtggtggtgtaagtaatggatccagtttgacttttccacttgcgcaacacaatccagccgtttctcttttaaactttaacgcattacaatatcggcatacagtcgtcattggtccaatatctaaattttcatcattactgtagttcgcagtgggatcatattggaatgccaagcgattgtatgatgccaatgatcttcgtgtgctcacgcgctgtcttaatcgggcattttctcttattatattttgtcttacttcgcttaagttctgtgaatacacttgttgctggcttgcatgtcttgtgcggcggccgatgttcgcacgtagtcctctaggcattttggactatggacagagtagtgaatttaacctcaaatgcacgatccacataatttacacagtttaacttaccaccttaaagacaaaatgcctgctgttgaaatcgaataaaaatctgaacaatacacgtaattgatttgttggtttccaattaaaatgttaggaaacgaataacttatattttttacttttttgaacacaataccgttttttcacatgaaattctctgtcaaacaatatatcacgcaccggcaccatctacaatgagtagctgtcaaataaaaatattaaaagaaatacggtacaaatattggtatgtagtacatgctatgtatcagagatggcgctgtatgagatattggtatgtagtacatgctatgtatcagagatggcgctgtatgagaaaaatgattttctctgttttttcgcctttctgttgaattttttcctgaattttctttgctataaacctcgcggagctcgagacctttccaacgaatccaaaaccgtggaaatcggttcgtgcgttctggagttatagcgtcaggaaggaaaacccgacttatttttatatagtagattaCCCTTAAATCAAGAAACAAAACTAGTTTCAAAATAACTACATCAAAAAGCTTTCAGACTTTAAAtgacatgttattattttcaatttttgttcATCCTACCGTTCATATTTTGGCTGGATAAGTGAAAAAGACAGTCAGTCAACTTGGCCATATACTACCGCGCGTGTACAGTATGAGGGTGGGCAGTAGCAGGTGTATCACTCGCGTGACTGAATGTCGTGACGACAACATATTGTTAAACTGTTATCTACGCACTTTTAGGAGTCCCGCACTTTAGTTAGAACGTTTATCATGATTTATTGTACTCTCAACTTGTTTTATGACTTGTATAGAATTGACGTCTATATTGACAAGTTTGTCCAGTTATTTATTGTGTGCGTCATAGCGAAATTGGTTGAGCTTTTATCTTATGTTTACCGCTATCTGCAAAGTTGACATTAGGTTTCCCGTTTGCTAGATTAAGTTTTGTAACATCGTCATTGCGTATCGAGATAGGTTATATTCGTCATAACCAGTATGATTAAGTAAAGTAGATACCTATTCGTACAAAAGGTTAGAAAGTTCAGTAAATTCTTCGTACAATAGGAACGAAAGTTCAGATTGAAGAAGACAAAACGAGTTAAACAACaacatcattttaaaacaaaaatcccagaaaagataaaaacacaaaaaagtcCCAACAATTCCAATCATcttcatttcaataaaatttacattgatTGCTCACTCAGGCACAATAAAGAACAACATACGCGTTAGCGTCgcagcacacgtatcaacttgGGAAAGGGAACGCCAATGTATCGCCTTTATCGACATAAAGGCGTTTGGAACAAGGCGTTTCAAACAGGTGTTTTAGAATCGATTACGTTACAATTCCGATTGTGGTGCGCTCACCTGAGTGAGTAAATAAGCCTTGGATTCACCAAGTTTAGCAGACATTCTAAAGATGAGTGGCTGCATAGTAATATTTGAGCTGAGCATCTCCCTGCAATGTAAGCCACATTAGAAGTCGGTTTCAGTTGTTGTCAAATAGGATAAATCGTCAAATCATGAAAAAGGTCTTCGAGACGCATTCAGTAGTGACTAGTGATAGTAAAAATGACTGCATAGCCCgggttga
Above is a window of Anticarsia gemmatalis isolate Benzon Research Colony breed Stoneville strain chromosome 2, ilAntGemm2 primary, whole genome shotgun sequence DNA encoding:
- the LOC142986115 gene encoding uncharacterized protein LOC142986115, which encodes MNYYAYRLMIRTHEENVILKCRRLFQQFAVDMYVKVETERLAFIRYNQAKLRSEDYIHLRDAIHSDGDVQNVGRLTILPSSYIGSPRHMHEYAQDAMTYVRNYGTPDLFITFTCNPKWMEIEREMEPGQKPQDRHDIIARVFQQKLKVMMDVLTKYRVFGDTRCYMYSVEWQKRGLPHAHILIWLLNKLHSNEVDDIISAEIPDPVTDPHLHDIVTTQMVHGPCGALNPLSPCMADGKCTKRYPRPLVAETVTGHDGYPVYRRRSKEDNGRTIKVKVQNQEIEIGNEFIVPYCPLLSRIFETHANVESCHSAKSIKYLCKYVTKGSDMAVFGIASENANDEISNFQMGRYVSTNEALWRLLSFQIHERYPTVVHLAVHLENGQRVYFTEANAAQRAERPPSTTLTSFFSMCETDPFAATLMYVEMPKYYTWNQSTKKFQRRKQGTPVPDWPQVFSSDALGPSGMRDQVAKSHPLTAFPEWLILSMYLLP